A genome region from Streptomyces davaonensis JCM 4913 includes the following:
- a CDS encoding ASCH domain-containing protein: MSVATLPGGDWIRGITIRQPWATCILAGKNPENRPVHWPWRGRVLIHAGKKKPEPAVLRDPLVAPAIRGRELHLGAVIGVARLTGCHLDQGPEQCTSPWAERGAHHLVLADVQELALPVPATGALPAWKPTPDLLVQVFQQLPDFRP, from the coding sequence ATGAGCGTCGCGACCCTGCCTGGGGGCGACTGGATCCGCGGCATCACGATCCGCCAGCCCTGGGCGACCTGCATCCTCGCCGGGAAGAACCCGGAGAATCGGCCGGTGCACTGGCCGTGGCGAGGCAGGGTCCTCATCCACGCTGGGAAGAAGAAGCCGGAGCCCGCAGTGCTGCGCGACCCGCTGGTCGCCCCCGCGATCCGCGGCCGCGAACTGCACCTGGGCGCGGTCATCGGCGTCGCCCGCCTCACCGGCTGCCACCTGGACCAAGGGCCCGAGCAATGCACCAGCCCCTGGGCGGAGCGGGGCGCGCACCACCTGGTCCTCGCCGACGTCCAGGAACTCGCCCTGCCCGTGCCCGCCACGGGCGCGCTTCCGGCCTGGAAACCGACGCCGGACCTCCTGGTACAGGTGTTCCAGCAGCTGCCCGACTTCCGGCCGTGA
- a CDS encoding HAD family hydrolase: MQRLALFDLDGTLVDRQAALGNAVTDLCRAHGFGLPVEQWLRTQLAERANASDFAQLRAVFNLTEPAADLWQEYVGMMAAAVTCRPEVLEGLAELRAAAWTIGIATNGASDIQRAKLAATGLADLVDGVAVSGDLEIRKPDLALFELVASRCGASLTDGGWMVGDNPAGDIGGGHQAGLHTIWLRGRPWPDGPPTAHHIVDDVTDAIAILINETE; this comes from the coding sequence GTGCAGCGACTCGCCCTCTTCGATCTGGACGGCACGCTGGTCGACCGGCAGGCCGCCCTCGGCAACGCCGTGACCGACCTGTGCCGAGCCCACGGCTTCGGCCTCCCGGTCGAACAATGGCTTCGCACCCAGCTCGCCGAACGGGCGAATGCCAGCGACTTCGCCCAGCTGCGCGCCGTCTTCAACTTGACCGAGCCCGCTGCGGATCTGTGGCAGGAGTACGTCGGCATGATGGCGGCCGCCGTCACGTGCCGCCCCGAAGTCCTCGAGGGACTGGCCGAACTCCGGGCCGCAGCATGGACGATCGGCATCGCCACCAACGGCGCCTCCGACATCCAGCGCGCCAAACTCGCCGCGACCGGCCTCGCCGACCTGGTCGACGGCGTCGCCGTATCGGGCGACCTGGAGATCCGCAAACCGGACCTTGCCCTCTTCGAACTCGTGGCCTCCCGTTGCGGCGCCAGCCTCACGGACGGCGGCTGGATGGTCGGCGACAACCCGGCCGGGGACATCGGCGGCGGCCACCAAGCCGGACTGCACACCATCTGGCTGCGCGGCCGACCCTGGCCTGACGGCCCTCCCACCGCGCACCACATCGTCGACGACGTCACCGACGCCATCGCCATCCTGATCAACGAGACGGAGTAG
- a CDS encoding ATP-binding protein yields the protein MTSLTYPQLPESCLVVLIGASGAGKSTLASTWPALQVLSLDALRGAVSDDRGCQEATGDAVDVLHLLLERRMARRLFTVVDATNVTRSAREPLVAAAKRHNMPVIAVMVATPASVCVERQDPRPANRTVPTDTVRAQHKAMVHSHPTLLAEGFSEVLFADSLYRLEPFLEQISNIRIRELGTGGSDGLGDLILPRRHFGPELMPLWRWKDGSHLAGDDRVAEIRIGQQYLTLALRTDIDGEGSVGFEVLLPCPFDDECEGEAWAPAHTVTDLWGALTGDRDQDPDIVCTVHGSFDDVDQEADDHAREALRETAGSLH from the coding sequence ATGACCTCGCTGACCTACCCGCAGTTGCCGGAAAGCTGCCTGGTGGTCCTCATCGGCGCATCCGGCGCCGGGAAGAGCACACTCGCCAGCACCTGGCCCGCCTTACAGGTCCTGTCCCTCGACGCTCTGCGCGGTGCGGTCAGTGACGACCGCGGCTGCCAGGAGGCCACGGGCGACGCGGTCGACGTCCTGCACCTGCTCCTGGAGCGCAGGATGGCCCGGCGCCTGTTCACCGTCGTTGACGCCACGAACGTCACCAGGTCGGCCCGTGAGCCGCTGGTCGCCGCCGCCAAGCGGCACAACATGCCGGTCATCGCGGTCATGGTGGCCACCCCGGCCTCCGTGTGCGTGGAGCGCCAGGACCCGCGCCCGGCGAACCGTACAGTCCCCACCGACACCGTCCGCGCGCAGCACAAGGCGATGGTCCACTCGCATCCCACGCTCCTGGCGGAGGGCTTCAGCGAGGTCCTCTTCGCGGACAGCCTCTACCGGCTGGAGCCGTTCCTCGAGCAGATCAGCAACATCCGGATCCGGGAGCTCGGCACGGGCGGCAGCGACGGCCTGGGCGACCTGATCCTGCCCCGCCGGCACTTCGGCCCCGAACTCATGCCGCTGTGGCGGTGGAAGGACGGCTCCCACCTCGCCGGGGACGACCGCGTCGCGGAGATCCGCATCGGCCAGCAGTACCTCACCCTCGCCCTGCGCACCGACATCGACGGCGAGGGGAGCGTCGGCTTCGAGGTCCTGCTGCCCTGCCCCTTCGACGACGAATGCGAGGGCGAGGCGTGGGCGCCCGCTCACACGGTCACGGACCTGTGGGGTGCGCTCACCGGCGACCGGGACCAGGACCCGGACATCGTCTGCACCGTTCACGGCAGCTTCGACGACGTCGACCAGGAGGCCGACGACCACGCCCGGGAGGCGCTCCGCGAGACCGCCGGAAGCCTGCACTGA
- a CDS encoding phosphotransferase-like protein codes for MRRQGVVLYGPPAAGKDTVTTALTQLRPQYGQFARLKVGSGKSTGYRMGTAEQLRELEAADGVVYANSRYGNTYVLDRPGLDAAFAAGVPVVHLGQVDGIRALIDGYPADWSLVLLWCPRQATAERSAGRGDSDTLARVAAWEATREDMDSHPGMVWDLTVDTTTTPPEEAARLIDRLVAGSSRAASAPGDQKGHA; via the coding sequence ATGAGGCGGCAGGGAGTTGTTTTGTATGGCCCGCCAGCCGCGGGCAAGGACACCGTCACCACGGCGCTCACCCAGCTGCGCCCGCAGTACGGCCAGTTTGCACGGCTCAAAGTCGGGTCGGGCAAGTCGACCGGCTACCGGATGGGCACAGCGGAGCAGCTGCGCGAGCTGGAAGCTGCGGACGGGGTCGTCTACGCGAACAGCCGCTACGGCAACACGTACGTGCTGGACCGGCCGGGGCTGGACGCGGCGTTCGCGGCCGGGGTGCCGGTGGTGCACCTCGGGCAGGTCGACGGCATCCGGGCCCTGATCGACGGCTACCCGGCGGACTGGTCGCTGGTGCTGCTGTGGTGCCCGCGCCAGGCGACCGCAGAGCGGTCCGCGGGCCGGGGGGACAGCGACACCCTGGCGCGTGTTGCGGCCTGGGAGGCGACCCGCGAGGACATGGACTCGCATCCAGGCATGGTCTGGGACCTCACGGTGGACACCACTACGACACCGCCGGAGGAAGCAGCTCGGCTCATCGACCGGCTGGTAGCCGGGAGCTCCAGAGCAGCGTCCGCTCCAGGCGATCAGAAGGGACATGCATGA
- a CDS encoding NAD(P)-dependent oxidoreductase has product MDQPTVGILHPGTMGAAVAACASANAAEVLWCEAGRSTASAERAAQFGLTRVATLAELLDRSDIVISLCPPAAAEDLAHDVARHRFTGVYVDANAINPARAQRIAALLAPDATVVDGGVVGSPPVGGKAPTLYLSGPGNATARIETLFTGTAVRTAVLGTGIGKASALKLAYASFQKTSRVLVALAVGMAREHGVDQELIEVASRRADSYLSEPQYIAKTAARAWRWGPELEEAADTLAAAGLPPEMLRAAASTLARWNDAKDDSELTLTDALDQLARP; this is encoded by the coding sequence GTGGACCAGCCGACCGTCGGCATCCTGCACCCGGGCACCATGGGTGCCGCCGTCGCTGCCTGCGCCTCGGCCAACGCGGCCGAGGTCCTGTGGTGCGAAGCCGGGCGTAGCACTGCGTCCGCGGAGCGTGCCGCGCAGTTCGGCCTGACGCGCGTGGCCACGCTGGCGGAGTTGCTGGACCGCAGCGACATCGTCATCAGCCTCTGCCCGCCAGCCGCCGCCGAGGACCTGGCCCACGACGTCGCCAGGCACCGCTTTACCGGGGTGTATGTGGACGCGAACGCCATCAACCCTGCGCGGGCGCAGCGGATCGCCGCGCTGCTCGCACCGGACGCGACCGTCGTGGACGGCGGCGTCGTCGGCTCCCCGCCGGTCGGTGGCAAGGCGCCAACCTTGTACCTGTCCGGCCCGGGTAACGCGACCGCTCGCATCGAGACGCTGTTCACAGGTACTGCCGTCCGCACGGCAGTACTAGGCACGGGAATCGGGAAGGCATCGGCGCTGAAGCTGGCGTACGCCAGCTTCCAGAAGACGTCGCGGGTGCTGGTGGCGCTCGCGGTCGGGATGGCGCGCGAGCACGGCGTCGACCAGGAGCTCATCGAGGTCGCTTCCCGGCGCGCCGACTCGTACCTCTCCGAGCCGCAGTACATTGCCAAGACCGCCGCGCGAGCCTGGCGCTGGGGCCCGGAGCTGGAGGAAGCCGCCGACACCCTCGCGGCCGCCGGCCTTCCGCCGGAGATGCTGCGCGCGGCCGCGTCCACGCTGGCCCGGTGGAACGACGCCAAGGACGACAGCGAGCTCACGCTCACCGACGCCCTGGACCAACTCGCCCGCCCGTAG
- a CDS encoding ParB/RepB/Spo0J family partition protein encodes MAASKRKDWSELLGSGSKTGTSETDASAGPAEPPVTVLMHTIVGNPDNPRPEEDYSDDDPEFRELKASMKEIGQLQPLAVVSRAVFEQAKPEAVAQASAKTRKLLQGAEWVVVTGNRRLAAARQLGWTRIDIRVQDQLGDEDGRIDEAVMIENIHRKNLAPIKEAEYLAGMVKRHGSQEKVAERIGKSQMFVSQRLALLNLAPDLREEVDAGTLKIKEARQVARTSDHTEQRARVAKVKAQAAQSRPATRREAASVQNPVLKPASEQGPAAEGALVQNPVLDSDLPPEEDGARDGAPAGLPGPRSDGPADAEVAHGDSGRPVRQLPYDDPVYVAMHLHAKMELPAFVEGARAWLGILRTEHPEEYAALVRELSELEPQSA; translated from the coding sequence ATGGCGGCCTCCAAGCGCAAGGACTGGTCCGAGCTCCTGGGTAGCGGCAGCAAGACTGGTACGTCGGAAACCGACGCGTCGGCGGGGCCAGCAGAGCCGCCCGTCACCGTGCTCATGCACACCATCGTCGGTAACCCCGACAACCCGCGTCCGGAAGAGGACTACAGCGACGACGACCCGGAATTCCGGGAGCTCAAGGCGTCTATGAAGGAGATCGGGCAGCTCCAGCCGCTCGCCGTGGTCTCCCGTGCCGTATTCGAGCAGGCCAAGCCCGAAGCGGTCGCCCAAGCGTCTGCTAAGACCCGCAAGCTGCTTCAGGGCGCTGAGTGGGTTGTCGTCACCGGCAACCGGCGCCTTGCCGCTGCCCGGCAACTGGGGTGGACCCGGATAGACATTCGCGTCCAGGACCAGCTCGGTGACGAGGATGGCCGGATCGACGAAGCCGTCATGATCGAGAACATCCACCGCAAGAACTTGGCTCCCATCAAGGAAGCCGAGTACCTGGCGGGGATGGTGAAGCGGCACGGCAGCCAGGAGAAAGTCGCCGAACGCATTGGGAAGTCGCAGATGTTCGTCTCCCAGCGGTTGGCTCTGCTGAACCTGGCCCCGGACCTGAGGGAGGAGGTCGACGCCGGCACACTGAAAATCAAGGAAGCCCGGCAGGTTGCCCGAACCTCGGACCACACAGAGCAGCGTGCTCGCGTCGCCAAGGTCAAGGCGCAAGCGGCCCAGTCAAGGCCCGCAACTCGGCGTGAGGCGGCGTCTGTCCAAAACCCGGTTTTGAAGCCAGCCTCCGAGCAGGGGCCTGCGGCCGAAGGAGCGCTGGTTCAAAACCCGGTTTTGGACAGCGACCTGCCGCCAGAGGAGGATGGCGCGCGCGACGGTGCGCCAGCTGGCCTGCCGGGCCCGCGGTCGGACGGCCCCGCCGACGCGGAAGTCGCACACGGCGACAGCGGCCGCCCTGTGCGTCAGTTGCCGTACGACGATCCCGTGTACGTCGCCATGCACCTGCACGCGAAGATGGAGCTGCCTGCATTCGTCGAAGGGGCACGCGCATGGCTGGGGATTCTGCGGACGGAGCATCCTGAGGAGTACGCGGCGCTGGTACGTGAGCTGAGCGAGCTGGAACCGCAGTCGGCCTGA
- a CDS encoding WhiB family transcriptional regulator: MDWRHLASCREEDPELFFPIGNTGPALLQIEEAKAVCRRCPVIEHCLQWALESGQDSGVWGGLSEDERRAMKRRAARNRARQASA; the protein is encoded by the coding sequence ATGGACTGGCGCCACCTGGCCTCGTGCCGCGAAGAGGACCCCGAGCTGTTCTTCCCCATCGGTAACACTGGCCCGGCGCTCCTGCAGATCGAGGAGGCCAAGGCCGTCTGCCGCCGCTGCCCGGTCATCGAGCACTGCCTGCAGTGGGCGTTGGAGTCCGGTCAGGACTCCGGTGTCTGGGGCGGACTGTCCGAGGACGAACGGCGCGCGATGAAGCGCCGCGCCGCCCGCAACCGGGCGCGGCAGGCGTCGGCATGA
- a CDS encoding RRQRL motif-containing zinc-binding protein, which produces MDRPDEADPVDVDVYDDGSFPVYGFLQAPNAAAVLAAVRGEGPIPETGLATRRQLRALGLSPGGQEAIAALTWHGGLRTAWFYRIELAVPKRVPTLAQEAALDKAMAARQTCPKCRRRYFHCLRLRTVGSCEECFDGTPADPASYIPPASPKAA; this is translated from the coding sequence ATGGACCGCCCGGACGAAGCCGACCCGGTCGACGTCGACGTCTACGACGACGGCTCCTTCCCCGTGTACGGCTTCCTCCAAGCCCCCAACGCTGCTGCCGTGCTCGCAGCGGTACGGGGCGAGGGACCCATACCGGAGACCGGCCTCGCGACCCGTCGCCAGCTGCGCGCGCTGGGCCTGAGCCCTGGCGGCCAGGAGGCCATCGCGGCACTCACGTGGCACGGCGGCCTGCGAACGGCCTGGTTCTATCGCATCGAGCTGGCAGTCCCGAAACGGGTCCCGACGCTTGCTCAGGAAGCGGCGCTGGACAAGGCGATGGCTGCGCGGCAGACCTGCCCGAAGTGCCGCCGCCGCTACTTCCACTGCCTGCGCTTGCGGACGGTCGGCTCCTGCGAAGAGTGCTTCGACGGCACACCCGCCGACCCCGCCTCCTACATCCCGCCAGCCTCTCCGAAGGCCGCCTGA
- a CDS encoding ParA family protein — MARITALINRKGGVGKSTLTVNLAAITAHVLGESPDGEPDYVAAVSSDPQGSTTWWSERVGDDLPFSFIQTRSRADLAFFPELKKSRKVKRGFIDTPGWIDLPEDEKQHAGDPFGESAAADAMRAVLEVADDVIVPIEPEPLGFMPTRDTIEEVVKPLGKQYWVVINNWDPRDGEADLEQTKNFVLGQGWNLAKTVIRHYKVHTRAALEGLVVTQYKKNRVAMEAREDFYRLALEVGAGKKGQV, encoded by the coding sequence ATGGCACGGATCACCGCGCTCATCAACCGCAAAGGCGGAGTCGGCAAGTCGACTCTCACCGTCAACCTTGCGGCCATCACCGCTCATGTCCTGGGCGAGTCCCCCGACGGCGAACCCGACTACGTGGCGGCCGTCTCATCCGACCCTCAAGGCTCCACCACTTGGTGGTCCGAACGCGTCGGGGACGATCTTCCCTTCTCCTTCATCCAGACCCGCTCTCGCGCAGACCTCGCCTTCTTCCCTGAGCTCAAGAAGTCTCGCAAGGTCAAGCGAGGGTTCATTGACACCCCAGGTTGGATTGACCTCCCTGAGGACGAGAAGCAGCACGCCGGCGATCCCTTCGGCGAGAGCGCCGCTGCCGACGCGATGCGCGCAGTCCTTGAGGTCGCCGATGACGTCATCGTCCCCATCGAGCCCGAGCCGCTCGGCTTCATGCCTACGCGCGACACCATCGAGGAAGTCGTCAAGCCGCTCGGCAAGCAGTACTGGGTCGTCATCAACAACTGGGATCCCCGCGACGGCGAGGCCGACCTCGAGCAGACGAAGAACTTTGTCCTGGGACAGGGTTGGAACCTCGCCAAGACCGTGATCCGCCACTACAAGGTCCACACTCGAGCCGCTCTCGAAGGCCTGGTTGTCACCCAGTACAAGAAGAATCGGGTCGCGATGGAAGCCCGCGAGGACTTCTACAGGCTCGCCCTCGAAGTGGGGGCCGGGAAGAAGGGCCAGGTTTGA
- a CDS encoding GGDEF domain-containing protein, which yields MDSVLRARARIGQRALLLTTAAVPLTGWTVHAIALHRRLAAAQKDPLTGLLRRDAYTARARQVLAHHGDNVAVVLVDADHFKDINDDLGHAAGDAVLAAFGARRTARAGRSASVGRLGGDEFAVVLPMYPGRREVRLATLVRMLRTPVVLDDGRTVNVAASVGAATPDAIGSRDLSLLQRAADAALYDGKHSGRAHLATQEHATVASINGRRAGRPGTAVWGRAA from the coding sequence ATGGACTCCGTCCTGCGCGCACGCGCCCGGATCGGGCAGCGTGCACTCTTACTGACCACCGCAGCCGTCCCGCTGACCGGCTGGACCGTCCACGCCATCGCCCTGCACCGGCGCCTGGCGGCCGCGCAGAAGGACCCGCTGACCGGGCTGCTGCGCCGCGACGCGTACACCGCCCGGGCCCGGCAGGTCCTGGCCCACCACGGCGACAACGTGGCCGTGGTCCTGGTCGACGCCGACCACTTCAAGGACATCAACGACGACCTCGGGCACGCGGCCGGGGACGCGGTCCTCGCCGCGTTCGGCGCCCGGCGCACCGCCCGGGCAGGCCGGAGCGCGTCCGTCGGCCGCCTGGGCGGTGACGAGTTCGCCGTCGTGCTGCCGATGTACCCGGGCCGCCGCGAGGTCCGCCTCGCGACGCTGGTGAGGATGCTGCGCACACCGGTCGTGCTGGACGACGGCCGCACCGTCAACGTCGCCGCCTCGGTCGGCGCCGCGACTCCCGACGCGATCGGCTCCCGCGACCTGTCCCTGCTGCAACGGGCCGCCGATGCCGCCCTCTACGACGGCAAGCACTCGGGCCGCGCACACCTCGCCACCCAGGAGCACGCGACGGTGGCGTCCATCAACGGCCGGCGCGCGGGCCGCCCGGGCACGGCGGTGTGGGGGCGAGCCGCATGA
- a CDS encoding Lsr2 family DNA-binding protein: MVTDMKEALEAEGGGMTADWQQALAAESRPPRPSPLEELAAAARVTARNARDKHDLAELLDAIGAPSDADTLTALLPHLPDTATGDLMTTQAPNANAYAQAATDMLNRGDNPDQVRETLGLSDAELAEAVQRAEAELAQELGTTPDTDGAPADGPDSPELEAPDTVTAVPEAGIEALLVWGEQHDTKSVQALAAKARTALAELAARRDTEQAVTEAEGRVNRLERELARARAELRQAKTGKPTPTSVTAPAPAHIGKYSKEQLAAIRTWARANGHEVADRGNPARKILDAYFAANPTTAQAVN; encoded by the coding sequence ATGGTCACCGACATGAAAGAGGCTCTCGAAGCCGAGGGCGGGGGTATGACGGCCGACTGGCAGCAGGCCCTCGCAGCCGAATCCCGCCCGCCCCGGCCAAGCCCTCTGGAAGAGCTCGCTGCCGCGGCCCGCGTCACCGCACGCAACGCCCGCGACAAGCACGACCTTGCCGAACTCCTGGACGCGATCGGCGCCCCCAGTGACGCAGACACCCTCACCGCGCTCCTGCCCCACCTCCCCGACACCGCTACCGGAGACCTCATGACCACCCAGGCCCCCAACGCCAACGCCTACGCGCAGGCCGCCACCGACATGCTCAACCGCGGCGACAACCCCGACCAGGTCCGCGAAACCCTCGGGCTGTCCGACGCCGAACTCGCCGAAGCCGTCCAGCGGGCGGAAGCCGAGCTCGCCCAGGAACTCGGCACCACCCCGGACACGGATGGTGCCCCCGCCGACGGCCCGGACTCCCCCGAGCTCGAGGCGCCCGACACCGTGACCGCGGTGCCGGAGGCGGGAATCGAGGCGCTGCTGGTCTGGGGCGAGCAGCACGACACGAAGAGCGTGCAGGCCCTCGCCGCCAAGGCCCGCACGGCCCTGGCCGAACTCGCCGCGCGACGCGACACCGAGCAGGCCGTCACCGAAGCCGAAGGCCGCGTCAACCGGCTGGAGCGCGAACTCGCCCGGGCCCGGGCGGAACTGAGGCAGGCCAAGACCGGCAAGCCCACCCCGACCTCCGTGACCGCCCCGGCCCCGGCCCACATCGGCAAGTACAGCAAGGAGCAGCTGGCCGCGATCCGGACCTGGGCACGAGCCAACGGCCACGAGGTCGCCGACCGGGGCAACCCGGCCAGGAAGATCCTGGATGCCTACTTCGCCGCCAACCCGACGACGGCGCAGGCGGTGAACTGA
- a CDS encoding GIY-YIG nuclease family protein translates to MTEHVYVIGSPGSRNVKIGRSTAPERRLWTIQVGSPVRLALLATFEGGQVLEEALHCYFSAYRKHGEWFELGTDPVEEVHAAVALGVGRLRSSRPAASFTAHFGGARWDDRFPRRITTVLAAHGITLDSPGSSEDVLHQCKASSGCVDCRTGRSVYLADPDFVVHATSWEGRLWAERFPEVQTA, encoded by the coding sequence ATGACCGAGCACGTGTACGTCATCGGCTCACCCGGCTCTCGCAATGTGAAGATCGGACGCAGCACAGCTCCCGAGAGGCGCCTCTGGACCATCCAGGTGGGGTCTCCAGTGCGTCTTGCGCTGTTGGCCACGTTCGAGGGCGGGCAGGTTCTGGAAGAGGCGTTGCACTGCTACTTCAGCGCCTACCGGAAGCACGGTGAGTGGTTCGAGCTGGGTACCGACCCGGTAGAAGAAGTACACGCAGCAGTGGCTCTTGGTGTCGGTCGCCTCCGTTCCAGCCGCCCTGCCGCCTCCTTCACAGCGCATTTCGGCGGCGCGCGCTGGGACGATCGGTTCCCTCGGCGCATCACCACTGTTCTCGCGGCGCACGGGATCACCCTGGATTCGCCTGGCTCCAGCGAGGACGTGCTCCATCAGTGCAAAGCCAGTAGCGGCTGTGTCGATTGCCGCACCGGGCGTTCCGTCTACCTAGCCGACCCCGACTTCGTCGTGCATGCGACGAGCTGGGAAGGTCGCCTCTGGGCTGAGCGTTTCCCGGAGGTACAGACGGCATGA
- a CDS encoding AAA family ATPase, with amino-acid sequence MVQTEGHGVGRQRAGWRPDRLREHREAHGLTLEEAGERLRVVAEQARVTVPAANPQTLSMHETGESYPGPPYRRAYCLLYRATEPSLGFRPALPGEETQFEVTPLPEQRNGSHVIAVERALTRISDGDGFDSFGWQQRVMEAWKRRRTGGDPHRPCVVLVGGYAGSGKTEFARFLTQLTGWPLVDKDPLTRPLVELLLTSLGSQPHDRHTEIYRDRVRPAEYAALMQAVYSNVSCQISTVVTAPFIAELTNEEWMQRLINRCSAQGVDVAPIWVRCDVESMHEYISHRGAARDAWKLERWDEYLATIDVALRPVVPHLVVDNRLGSAISLADQARQAIGAMSV; translated from the coding sequence ATGGTGCAGACGGAGGGTCATGGGGTGGGGAGACAGCGTGCGGGATGGCGTCCGGACAGGCTGCGTGAACACCGTGAGGCGCATGGGCTGACGTTGGAGGAGGCCGGTGAGCGGCTGCGTGTTGTGGCTGAGCAGGCTCGGGTGACGGTGCCGGCTGCGAATCCGCAGACGCTGAGCATGCACGAGACGGGCGAGAGCTATCCCGGTCCGCCGTACCGCCGCGCGTACTGCTTGCTCTACCGGGCTACGGAGCCGTCGCTCGGGTTCCGGCCGGCTTTGCCGGGGGAGGAGACGCAGTTCGAGGTGACGCCGCTGCCGGAGCAGCGCAACGGATCGCATGTGATCGCTGTGGAGCGGGCGCTGACGCGGATCTCGGACGGAGACGGGTTCGACAGCTTCGGTTGGCAGCAGCGGGTGATGGAGGCGTGGAAGCGCCGTCGCACGGGCGGTGATCCGCATAGGCCGTGTGTGGTGCTGGTGGGTGGTTATGCCGGGTCGGGGAAGACGGAGTTCGCCCGGTTTTTGACGCAGTTGACGGGCTGGCCTCTGGTCGACAAGGACCCGTTGACGCGGCCGCTCGTGGAGCTGTTGCTCACCTCGTTGGGGTCGCAGCCGCACGATCGGCACACGGAGATCTACCGCGATCGGGTGCGTCCTGCGGAGTACGCGGCATTGATGCAGGCCGTGTACTCGAACGTGAGCTGCCAGATCTCCACCGTGGTGACGGCGCCGTTCATCGCCGAGCTCACCAATGAAGAGTGGATGCAACGGCTGATCAACCGCTGTTCAGCGCAGGGTGTCGACGTCGCGCCGATTTGGGTGCGGTGCGATGTGGAGTCGATGCACGAATACATCTCGCACCGCGGTGCGGCTAGGGATGCTTGGAAGCTGGAACGTTGGGACGAGTACTTGGCCACGATCGATGTGGCCCTTCGTCCCGTCGTCCCTCATCTCGTGGTTGACAACCGCCTGGGCAGCGCAATCTCGCTGGCGGACCAGGCACGGCAGGCGATCGGGGCGATGTCCGTATGA
- a CDS encoding GntR family transcriptional regulator, whose protein sequence is MTDEAGAQRTKVQQIADDLKAAIERGDDGFRPGDRLPGENALAAQYGVASLTARRALKLLSTEGLVESKKGAGARVLSFQPIRRHGIPRLASDQWGSGKSIWSADDSRAPDVDQITVQQNASPPEHIRTVLDLGPEEKACVRSRRYVMEGRPVMLAASYLPQALVTGSPITQADTGPGGIYARLSDLGHAPTHFREEIRVRLPTVDEAARLSIPTDRAVIKLARTAFDAAGRAVEINEMTMDTAAYVLDYEFDA, encoded by the coding sequence ATGACGGACGAGGCAGGCGCGCAGCGCACGAAGGTCCAGCAGATTGCTGACGACCTGAAGGCGGCGATTGAGCGCGGGGATGACGGATTCAGGCCTGGCGACCGGCTGCCAGGTGAGAACGCCCTGGCAGCGCAATATGGCGTCGCCAGCCTCACTGCCCGAAGGGCCCTCAAGCTTCTGAGCACCGAAGGACTGGTCGAGAGCAAGAAGGGAGCAGGTGCCCGTGTCCTGTCGTTCCAGCCCATCAGGCGTCACGGCATTCCCCGACTGGCTAGTGACCAGTGGGGGAGCGGGAAGTCGATTTGGTCGGCAGACGACAGCCGTGCGCCAGACGTTGACCAAATCACGGTGCAGCAAAACGCATCCCCGCCTGAGCACATCAGGACCGTGCTCGACTTGGGTCCTGAAGAGAAGGCCTGCGTACGCAGTCGGCGGTACGTCATGGAAGGACGACCTGTCATGCTTGCCGCGTCCTACCTCCCACAGGCGCTGGTCACAGGCTCCCCCATCACTCAAGCGGACACTGGCCCCGGCGGGATCTACGCCCGGTTGTCCGACCTCGGACACGCACCGACGCATTTCCGTGAGGAGATCCGAGTACGCCTGCCCACGGTGGATGAGGCAGCTCGGTTGTCCATCCCTACCGACAGGGCCGTAATCAAGTTGGCCCGGACGGCATTTGACGCAGCTGGGCGAGCGGTGGAGATCAACGAGATGACCATGGACACGGCAGCGTACGTGTTGGACTACGAATTCGACGCCTGA